The Deinococcus aquiradiocola genome contains a region encoding:
- a CDS encoding trypsin-like peptidase domain-containing protein translates to MNSTFNKYWPLLALPVAAAIVAVPYLPGPAHTRSDAAQRGTAQASPDQNGAAQNDTTQDGAARNAAPQNDARTSPYQAPLTPDAGTPEATAPQATAPTTPQATAQDTGTRGRSGSTALRRVYDASVRSAVRVNVGDSGIGSGFFMSANGLILTAAHVPLGDSSARLSVTTQAGQDLPVTLVGYDEVRDLAVLKADGQDFPALTLAASTPGVGAGVVAIGNSRGSFDGGRAGAVTALNVSLDPTFPSNMVESSMPLAPGDSGGPVLNAQGEVVGVSTAISNQNGSFASYFVPVTQDSAVLKQLVSGVKRGVPVLGIGVTDARSSTGQDGVLVTSVTPGLGAARAGLKGGTVREFRDASGDVQQDFSGADIIVGVDGRAVSTPAGLVAYLRGKQVGDRVTLRVVRDGRTLNLTVTLSAKPTDQG, encoded by the coding sequence ATGAACAGCACCTTCAACAAGTACTGGCCCCTGCTGGCCCTGCCGGTCGCGGCGGCCATCGTCGCCGTGCCGTACCTGCCCGGCCCGGCCCACACCCGCAGCGACGCCGCCCAGCGCGGGACGGCCCAGGCCAGCCCCGATCAGAACGGAGCTGCCCAGAACGACACGACACAGGACGGCGCGGCACGGAATGCCGCGCCGCAGAACGACGCGCGCACCAGTCCGTACCAGGCGCCGCTCACGCCGGACGCTGGCACGCCGGAGGCCACGGCTCCCCAGGCGACGGCCCCCACCACTCCCCAGGCGACCGCGCAGGACACCGGCACGCGCGGCCGCTCCGGCAGCACCGCCCTGCGGCGCGTGTACGACGCGTCCGTCCGCAGCGCCGTGCGCGTCAACGTCGGCGACAGCGGCATCGGCAGCGGGTTCTTCATGTCGGCGAACGGCCTGATCCTCACGGCCGCGCACGTCCCGCTCGGCGACAGCAGCGCCAGACTGAGCGTCACCACGCAGGCCGGACAGGACCTGCCCGTCACGCTCGTCGGGTACGACGAGGTGCGCGACCTCGCGGTCCTCAAGGCCGACGGACAGGACTTCCCGGCCCTGACGCTCGCGGCCAGCACCCCGGGCGTCGGGGCGGGCGTCGTCGCCATCGGCAACTCGCGCGGCAGCTTCGACGGGGGCCGCGCGGGCGCCGTCACGGCCCTCAACGTCTCGCTCGACCCGACCTTCCCGAGCAACATGGTGGAGTCCAGCATGCCGCTCGCGCCGGGCGACTCGGGCGGCCCGGTCCTGAACGCGCAGGGCGAGGTGGTGGGCGTCAGCACCGCCATCAGCAACCAGAACGGCAGTTTCGCGAGTTATTTCGTGCCGGTCACGCAGGACAGCGCCGTCCTGAAGCAGCTCGTGTCGGGCGTCAAGCGCGGCGTGCCGGTCCTGGGGATCGGCGTCACGGACGCCCGCTCGTCGACCGGGCAGGACGGCGTGCTCGTCACGTCCGTCACGCCGGGTCTCGGTGCGGCCCGCGCGGGCCTGAAGGGCGGCACCGTCCGCGAGTTCCGGGACGCGTCCGGCGACGTGCAGCAGGACTTCTCGGGCGCGGACATCATCGTGGGCGTGGACGGCCGGGCCGTCAGCACCCCGGCGGGCCTCGTCGCGTACCTGCGCGGCAAGCAGGTCGGGGACCGCGTGACGCTGCGCGTCGTGCGTGACGGCCGCACCCTGAACCTCACCGTGACGCTGAGCGCCAAACCCACCGATCAGGGGTGA
- a CDS encoding response regulator transcription factor — translation MRLLLVEDDPRIAGPLSETLSEAGYTVTTCTDGPGGLHEGLSDLYPLMVLDVMLPGMDGFEVARRLREAGIEAAILFLTARGEVGDRVQGLDLGGDAYLVKPFETPELLATLRAIGRKGSSRTALLAFGGGRGQLDTVGRTVRWDGTEVAVTGREYALLDTLLQSRGRWFTREELLSRVWGLDFSGEARIVDVYVRYLRRKLSPDVVQSERGRGYRVDA, via the coding sequence ATGCGTCTGCTGCTCGTCGAGGACGACCCGCGCATCGCCGGGCCGCTCTCCGAGACGCTCAGCGAGGCCGGGTACACCGTCACCACCTGCACGGACGGCCCCGGGGGCCTGCACGAGGGCCTCAGCGACCTGTACCCGCTGATGGTGCTGGACGTGATGCTGCCCGGCATGGACGGCTTCGAGGTGGCCCGCCGCCTGCGCGAGGCGGGCATCGAGGCCGCCATCCTGTTCCTCACGGCGCGCGGCGAGGTCGGCGACCGCGTGCAGGGCCTCGACCTCGGCGGGGACGCGTACCTCGTCAAGCCCTTCGAGACGCCCGAACTGCTCGCCACGCTGCGCGCCATCGGCCGCAAGGGCAGCAGCCGCACCGCCCTCCTCGCGTTCGGCGGCGGGCGCGGCCAGCTCGACACGGTGGGCCGCACCGTCCGCTGGGACGGCACGGAAGTCGCCGTGACGGGCCGCGAGTACGCGCTGCTCGACACCCTCCTGCAGAGCCGGGGCCGCTGGTTCACCCGCGAGGAACTCCTGTCGCGCGTGTGGGGCCTGGACTTCAGCGGCGAGGCGCGCATCGTGGACGTGTACGTCCGCTACCTGCGCCGCAAGCTCTCCCCGGACGTCGTGCAGAGCGAACGCGGACGTGGGTACCGCGTGGACGCCTGA
- a CDS encoding LacI family DNA-binding transcriptional regulator — protein MIGLYEVAQAAGVSPATASRALHRPELVALRTRERVEQAAQQLGYRPNVLARGLRTRGSRTIGLIVTDILNPFHATLAKGVQDTAEESGYTVLMFNSDEQPDKERRALETLHGHLPQGLIVVPTAQTQENLAVVPGLPTIELDRASGREGAHTVMVDNVAGSREAVQHLLSLGHRRIGMIVGQQDISTARERLQGYREALESAGVEYHDSLVLPGNHREADGRLAALRLLSRRERPTALFVGNNEMTVGAVLATRELGLDIPRDLSIVGFDDSRWAQTMSPALSVVSQPTYELGQIACQHLLNLISGQRLQGSVRLPTRFVHRQSTGPLPAGQE, from the coding sequence ATGATCGGACTGTACGAAGTCGCTCAAGCTGCGGGGGTGTCGCCCGCGACCGCCTCACGGGCACTGCACCGGCCCGAGCTGGTGGCCCTCCGCACCCGCGAACGCGTCGAACAGGCCGCCCAGCAGCTCGGCTACCGCCCCAACGTCCTGGCGCGCGGCCTCCGTACCCGCGGCAGCCGCACCATCGGCCTGATCGTCACCGACATCCTCAACCCCTTCCACGCCACCCTCGCCAAGGGCGTGCAGGACACCGCCGAGGAAAGCGGCTACACCGTCCTGATGTTCAACTCCGACGAGCAGCCCGACAAGGAACGCCGCGCGCTCGAAACCCTGCACGGCCACCTCCCGCAGGGCCTGATCGTGGTGCCCACCGCGCAGACGCAGGAGAACCTCGCGGTCGTGCCGGGCCTGCCCACCATCGAACTCGACCGTGCCAGCGGCCGCGAGGGCGCGCACACCGTCATGGTCGACAACGTCGCCGGGTCCAGGGAAGCCGTGCAGCACCTGCTGTCCCTCGGGCACCGCCGCATCGGCATGATCGTCGGCCAGCAGGACATCAGCACCGCCCGCGAACGCCTCCAGGGGTACCGTGAAGCGCTCGAAAGCGCAGGCGTCGAGTACCACGACAGCCTGGTGCTGCCCGGCAACCACCGCGAGGCGGACGGACGCCTCGCCGCGCTGCGCCTGCTGTCGCGCCGCGAACGGCCCACCGCGCTGTTCGTCGGCAACAACGAGATGACGGTCGGCGCGGTCCTCGCCACCCGCGAACTCGGCCTCGACATTCCCCGCGACCTGTCCATCGTCGGCTTCGACGACTCCCGCTGGGCGCAGACCATGTCGCCCGCCCTGAGCGTCGTGTCGCAGCCCACCTACGAACTCGGGCAGATCGCGTGCCAGCACCTGCTGAACCTCATCTCCGGGCAGCGCCTGCAGGGCAGCGTGCGCCTCCCCACCCGCTTCGTCCACCGCCAGAGCACCGGTCCCCTCCCGGCAGGTCAGGAATGA
- a CDS encoding carbohydrate ABC transporter permease, whose product MSLVQQSPNPQTPGPQTPGTQPPAPPQATAARVQDARADVAALEHATFRGRWLPWLFLAPTLIVLAVFSYYPAARTLRLSVFRSNIIVGNEQFVGLANFADLLGSPVYHQVMLQTAVFVVLVVLLGLLCALGLAWLASRPVAGAKFYRLMLIYPYALSPAIAGTLWLFLFNPEIGAVNTLLDAVFGIKPRWLDSPFLAFLLVVAASVWKGLGYNVVFYLAAIQNIPAEVTEAAEIDGATAWQGFWRVVFPLLSPMTFFLIFTNVVASLFDSFGLVNILTRGGPVYGQTGITTFLVYQLYEDGFRNFRTGAAAAQAVLLLLVVVCIVVLQFRYGNRRVHYGA is encoded by the coding sequence GTGAGTCTCGTTCAACAGTCCCCCAACCCCCAGACGCCCGGTCCCCAGACACCCGGCACACAGCCGCCTGCCCCGCCGCAGGCCACGGCGGCCCGCGTCCAGGACGCCCGCGCGGACGTGGCCGCCCTGGAGCACGCGACCTTCCGGGGCCGCTGGCTGCCGTGGCTGTTCCTGGCGCCCACCCTGATCGTGCTGGCGGTCTTCTCGTACTACCCGGCCGCGCGGACCCTGCGCCTGAGCGTGTTCCGGTCGAACATCATCGTCGGCAACGAGCAGTTCGTGGGCCTCGCGAACTTCGCGGACCTGCTCGGCAGTCCCGTGTACCACCAGGTGATGCTGCAGACGGCGGTGTTCGTGGTGCTGGTGGTGCTGCTGGGCCTGCTGTGCGCGCTGGGCCTCGCGTGGCTCGCGAGCCGCCCGGTGGCGGGCGCGAAATTCTACCGCCTGATGCTCATCTACCCGTACGCGCTGTCGCCGGCCATCGCGGGCACGCTGTGGCTGTTCCTGTTCAACCCGGAGATCGGCGCGGTGAACACGCTGCTGGACGCCGTGTTCGGCATCAAGCCCCGGTGGCTCGACAGTCCCTTCCTGGCGTTCCTGCTGGTGGTCGCGGCGTCCGTGTGGAAGGGCCTGGGGTACAACGTGGTGTTCTACCTGGCCGCCATCCAGAACATCCCGGCGGAGGTGACGGAAGCGGCCGAGATCGACGGCGCGACCGCGTGGCAGGGCTTCTGGCGCGTGGTGTTCCCGCTGCTGTCCCCGATGACGTTCTTCCTGATCTTCACGAACGTGGTCGCGTCCCTGTTCGACAGTTTCGGCCTGGTGAACATCCTGACGCGCGGCGGACCGGTGTACGGGCAGACGGGCATCACGACGTTCCTGGTGTACCAGCTGTACGAGGACGGCTTCCGGAACTTCAGGACGGGCGCGGCCGCGGCGCAGGCGGTGCTGCTGCTGCTGGTGGTGGTGTGCATCGTGGTGCTGCAGTTCCGGTACGGGAACAGGCGGGTGCACTATGGCGCGTAG
- a CDS encoding ureidoglycolate lyase → MTPLPQPVLTVQPLSAGAFAPFGTLLEQPATPAKLTRGDITYWHHTADLAGLQGSGVTGHLIAHRRDLHVTQIERHHHTPEAFIATQGSSVMIFGAPGPADPAALRAFRIDAGQAVLMHPGTWHWAPYPLSDTATFLLVLRAETADHDVEIVDIPQVRLQFPSPTTPEHAKPTPGASP, encoded by the coding sequence ATGACGCCGCTCCCCCAGCCGGTCCTCACGGTGCAGCCGCTCAGCGCCGGGGCCTTCGCGCCCTTCGGGACGCTGCTCGAACAGCCCGCCACGCCCGCCAAACTCACGCGCGGCGACATCACGTACTGGCACCACACCGCCGACCTCGCGGGCCTGCAGGGCAGCGGCGTGACCGGGCACCTGATCGCGCACCGCCGCGACCTGCACGTCACGCAGATCGAACGTCACCACCACACGCCCGAAGCGTTCATCGCCACCCAGGGCAGCAGCGTCATGATCTTCGGCGCGCCCGGCCCCGCCGACCCCGCCGCCCTGCGCGCCTTCCGGATCGACGCCGGTCAGGCCGTCCTGATGCACCCCGGTACGTGGCACTGGGCCCCGTACCCGCTGAGCGACACCGCCACCTTCCTGCTCGTGCTGCGCGCCGAGACGGCCGACCACGACGTGGAGATCGTCGACATCCCACAGGTCCGCCTGCAGTTCCCCTCCCCCACCACCCCGGAGCACGCCAAGCCCACACCCGGAGCGTCCCCGTGA
- the pxpB gene encoding 5-oxoprolinase subunit PxpB: MRPAPHHTRQQALTATGNAHLHAWATQLLAHPLPGLLDVVPAYTTLYVEYDADRHTGHDVRAWLARHEPPPGASGSGRHVTLRVRYDGEDLPDIAARTGLSEQDVVALHAAAPYRVYAVGFVAGFPFLGEVPPALRLPRRDTPRARVPAHSVAIANAQTGVYPVPSPGGWHLLGHALDAVYDPHRPDPFLLHPGDTVTFTPTLHGDVPAPPAPLDVLPAHPRHPTLHVDRPGPLDLVQDEGRFMGGRHGLVRAGYAHRPAAHTAHRLLGTPVTAPLLELHLGGPTCTVLRDTTLSVTGNGPQASLDGTPVPAWSSFAVRAGQRLTFRPGRDGRVSYLALPGGLDATPFLGSASTDLRASIGRPLRAGDTLGSAEARRPLPGRTYRPHAAPGPLRLLPFPDHDPHVLATLLAHPWTVQDADRMGVRLHGHALAGGETLSQGNPVGSVQVPPGGQPLILLHDKGTLGGYSTPARVHPHDLWRLADLRPGDPLHFRPA; encoded by the coding sequence ATGCGCCCCGCCCCGCACCACACGCGTCAGCAGGCCCTCACCGCCACCGGCAACGCGCACCTGCACGCCTGGGCCACGCAGCTGCTCGCCCACCCGCTCCCCGGCCTGCTGGACGTGGTGCCCGCCTACACCACCCTGTACGTCGAGTACGACGCCGACCGCCACACGGGCCACGACGTGCGCGCGTGGCTCGCCCGGCACGAACCGCCCCCCGGCGCGTCCGGCAGCGGCCGCCACGTCACGCTCCGCGTCCGCTACGACGGCGAGGACCTCCCCGACATCGCCGCCCGTACCGGCCTGAGCGAGCAGGACGTGGTGGCCCTGCACGCCGCCGCGCCCTACCGCGTGTACGCCGTGGGCTTCGTGGCAGGCTTCCCGTTCCTGGGCGAGGTGCCGCCCGCCCTGCGTCTCCCGCGCCGCGACACCCCACGCGCCCGCGTGCCCGCCCACAGCGTCGCCATCGCGAACGCCCAGACCGGCGTGTACCCCGTCCCGTCCCCCGGCGGCTGGCACCTGCTCGGACACGCGCTCGACGCCGTGTACGACCCGCACCGCCCCGACCCCTTCCTGCTGCACCCCGGCGACACCGTCACCTTCACGCCCACCCTGCACGGCGACGTGCCCGCCCCGCCCGCCCCACTGGACGTGCTGCCCGCCCACCCCCGGCACCCCACCCTGCACGTGGACCGCCCCGGCCCGCTCGACCTCGTGCAGGACGAGGGCCGCTTCATGGGGGGCCGCCACGGCCTCGTGCGCGCCGGGTACGCGCACCGGCCCGCCGCGCACACCGCGCACCGCCTGCTCGGCACGCCCGTCACCGCCCCCCTCCTCGAACTGCACCTCGGCGGCCCCACCTGCACCGTCCTGCGCGACACCACCCTCAGCGTCACCGGCAACGGCCCGCAGGCCAGTCTGGACGGCACGCCCGTCCCCGCCTGGAGCAGCTTCGCGGTGCGCGCAGGCCAGCGCCTCACCTTCCGGCCCGGCCGTGACGGCCGCGTCAGCTACCTCGCCCTGCCGGGCGGACTGGACGCCACACCCTTCCTCGGCAGCGCCAGCACCGACCTGCGCGCCAGCATCGGCCGCCCCCTGCGCGCCGGAGACACCCTCGGCAGCGCCGAAGCCCGCCGCCCTCTGCCCGGACGCACCTACCGCCCCCACGCCGCGCCCGGCCCGCTGCGCCTCCTGCCGTTCCCGGACCACGACCCGCACGTGCTCGCCACGCTGCTCGCCCACCCCTGGACCGTGCAGGATGCCGACCGGATGGGCGTCCGCCTGCACGGCCACGCCCTCGCGGGCGGCGAGACGCTCAGCCAGGGCAACCCCGTCGGCAGCGTCCAGGTGCCGCCCGGCGGGCAACCCCTGATCCTGCTGCACGACAAGGGCACCCTCGGCGGGTACAGCACCCCCGCCCGCGTCCACCCGCACGACCTGTGGCGCCTCGCGGACCTCCGCCCCGGCGACCCCCTGCACTTCCGGCCCGCCTGA
- a CDS encoding ferric reductase, producing MKETGQPQAEGTGQDVRASRHDPVQAAVALLTGLLLGLLVLAWGMAYRGTLAGGWSRALLTQTGQYGSLLLAATCVLGSLIGTRFLPQVLNAALKTGWHGVLAGFAMTLCVVHGAFTLVGPRALTLPELLVPGRAPQDTLPLALGTLALYVLATVYVTWALRGRIGVRAARALHLLAYPAFVLGTLHATWLGHAGATEALGSAAVGAALAVRLLTLTFARGRTAARPAGET from the coding sequence GTGAAGGAGACGGGCCAGCCGCAGGCAGAAGGGACCGGTCAGGACGTGCGGGCCTCCCGGCACGACCCGGTTCAGGCGGCCGTGGCGCTCCTGACGGGCCTGCTGCTCGGCCTGCTCGTGCTGGCGTGGGGCATGGCGTACCGGGGCACGCTGGCGGGCGGTTGGAGCCGCGCGCTCCTCACGCAGACCGGCCAGTACGGCAGCCTGCTGCTCGCCGCGACCTGCGTGCTCGGCAGCCTGATCGGCACGCGCTTCCTGCCGCAGGTCCTGAACGCCGCCCTCAAGACCGGCTGGCACGGCGTCCTCGCGGGCTTCGCCATGACGCTGTGCGTCGTGCACGGCGCGTTCACGCTGGTCGGCCCGCGCGCCCTCACGCTCCCCGAACTGCTCGTGCCGGGCCGCGCCCCGCAGGACACGCTGCCGCTCGCGCTCGGCACGCTCGCCCTGTACGTCCTGGCGACCGTGTACGTCACGTGGGCGCTGCGCGGCCGGATCGGCGTCCGGGCCGCCCGCGCCCTGCACCTGCTCGCGTACCCGGCCTTCGTGCTCGGCACGCTGCACGCCACCTGGCTCGGGCACGCGGGCGCCACCGAGGCGCTCGGGTCGGCCGCCGTGGGCGCCGCGCTCGCCGTGCGCCTCCTGACGCTCACCTTCGCGCGCGGCCGGACCGCCGCCCGTCCGGCAGGGGAGACCTGA
- a CDS encoding ABC transporter substrate-binding protein gives MKKIITLSLLTLGSFAAAQTTVEFWHSFGDAKRGDWIQARADEYNKAHPGVKIVPTFKGSYNDSLQATILAARQGKAPDLVQIFEVGSQLALDSGVFQPVSSVRNVDFGDYIKPVVNYYTIQGKVNSLPFNSSSPVLYFNRDLMVKAGLDPKVPPTTFGAVLKACAKFDAAKLGVKCMALTPYSWLFEQWMSEQNAVLLNNGNGRQGRATASNVDSAAARKVFQFYKDLQDRGYLTNTGKLADTSGTDAIFGSQKALFTIDSTAAIGNLTDAAKQAGFRMGVGVLPIPDGSKRNGVVIGGASLWISKTAPRAQAEAALDFALYMTSTGNMASWHKLTGYYPVRSSSVDLLRKQGWFSSTPLQILAFNQLLNTTPNVASAGALNGAAIQTRNIIEQGIQKVLSGQSVDSAVSATKEQVDAALADYNKNFK, from the coding sequence ATGAAGAAGATCATCACGCTGTCCCTCCTCACGCTCGGTTCCTTTGCGGCGGCGCAGACCACCGTGGAGTTCTGGCACTCCTTCGGGGACGCCAAACGCGGCGACTGGATCCAGGCGCGCGCCGACGAGTACAACAAGGCGCACCCCGGCGTGAAGATCGTCCCGACCTTCAAGGGCAGCTACAACGACAGCCTGCAGGCCACCATCCTCGCCGCGCGGCAGGGCAAGGCCCCAGACCTCGTGCAGATCTTCGAGGTGGGCAGCCAGCTCGCGCTGGACAGCGGCGTGTTCCAGCCGGTCAGCAGCGTCAGAAACGTGGATTTCGGCGATTACATCAAGCCGGTCGTGAACTACTACACCATTCAGGGCAAGGTGAACAGCCTGCCGTTCAACAGCAGCAGCCCGGTGCTGTACTTCAACCGGGACCTGATGGTGAAGGCCGGACTGGACCCCAAGGTGCCGCCCACCACGTTCGGCGCGGTCCTGAAAGCCTGCGCGAAGTTCGACGCGGCGAAACTCGGCGTGAAGTGCATGGCGCTCACCCCGTACAGCTGGCTGTTCGAGCAGTGGATGAGCGAGCAGAACGCCGTGCTCCTCAACAACGGCAACGGCCGCCAGGGCCGCGCGACCGCCAGCAACGTCGACAGCGCCGCCGCCCGCAAGGTCTTCCAGTTCTACAAGGACCTGCAGGACCGCGGCTACCTGACGAACACCGGCAAGCTCGCCGACACCAGCGGCACGGACGCCATCTTCGGCAGCCAGAAGGCCCTCTTCACCATCGACAGCACCGCCGCGATCGGGAACCTCACGGACGCCGCCAAGCAGGCGGGCTTCAGGATGGGCGTCGGCGTGCTGCCCATCCCTGACGGCAGCAAACGCAACGGCGTCGTGATCGGCGGCGCGAGCCTGTGGATCAGCAAGACGGCCCCCAGGGCGCAGGCCGAGGCGGCGCTGGACTTCGCGCTGTACATGACCAGCACCGGCAACATGGCCAGCTGGCACAAACTCACCGGGTACTACCCGGTCCGCAGCAGCAGCGTCGACCTGCTCCGCAAGCAGGGCTGGTTCTCCAGCACGCCGCTGCAGATCCTGGCGTTCAACCAGCTGCTGAACACCACCCCGAACGTCGCGAGCGCCGGCGCCCTGAACGGCGCGGCCATCCAGACGCGCAACATCATCGAGCAGGGCATCCAGAAGGTCCTGAGCGGCCAGAGCGTGGACAGCGCCGTCAGCGCCACCAAGGAACAGGTGGACGCCGCCCTCGCCGACTACAACAAGAACTTCAAGTAA
- a CDS encoding 5-oxoprolinase subunit PxpA, protein MDLNADAGESYGRWTLGDDARLYPHLSSVNLALGAHAGDPGTLRRAVDLARQHGLGIGAHPGYPDLQGFGRRELALTPEEIHDLTLAQLGTLSAFLHLSGTPMQHVKAHGALYFRIHGDAHAGQAFCHAVQRFVPHAALMVLAGPAGETLAATAHASGLRVWREAFPERGYLASGLLAPRSLPGSSVHDPHEAADRAVQMARGTLTALDGTRIALHADTLCIHGDNPNAVQIAAAVRAALAAADVPVAPPA, encoded by the coding sequence ATGGACCTCAATGCCGACGCCGGAGAGAGCTACGGCCGCTGGACGCTGGGCGACGACGCCCGCCTGTACCCGCACCTCAGCAGCGTCAACCTCGCGCTCGGCGCGCACGCCGGCGACCCCGGCACCCTCCGCCGCGCCGTGGACCTCGCCCGGCAGCACGGCCTCGGCATCGGCGCGCACCCCGGCTACCCCGACCTGCAGGGCTTCGGCCGCCGCGAACTGGCCCTCACGCCCGAGGAGATCCACGACCTCACCCTCGCGCAGCTCGGCACGCTCAGCGCCTTCCTGCACCTCAGCGGCACCCCCATGCAGCACGTCAAGGCGCACGGCGCCCTGTACTTCCGCATCCACGGCGACGCGCACGCCGGACAGGCCTTCTGCCACGCCGTGCAGCGCTTCGTGCCGCACGCCGCCCTGATGGTCCTCGCCGGACCCGCCGGAGAGACGCTCGCCGCCACCGCCCACGCCAGCGGCCTGCGCGTGTGGCGCGAAGCCTTCCCTGAACGCGGCTACCTCGCCAGCGGCCTGCTCGCCCCGCGCAGCCTGCCCGGCAGCAGCGTCCACGACCCGCACGAAGCCGCCGACCGCGCCGTGCAGATGGCGCGCGGCACCCTCACCGCCCTGGACGGCACGCGCATCGCCCTGCACGCCGACACGCTCTGCATCCACGGCGACAACCCGAACGCCGTCCAGATCGCTGCCGCCGTCCGTGCCGCCCTCGCCGCCGCCGACGTGCCCGTCGCCCCGCCCGCCTGA
- a CDS encoding carbohydrate ABC transporter permease: MPRTFRRVRWGHVWTHAVLTLAVLVVASPLLFALVKSTQTGAQVQGPSLVPGLHFLQNARAAWVGAGLGHYMLNSAVVAVSVTTGKTLLSLLAALAFVYFRFPLKGLAFAAVLFTLMLPTELLIVALFDEVSGGLKWADSYAAIIVPFLASATGVLLFRQHFMNIPASLSDAARIDGAGPLTFLGRVLIPMSWNTIGALAVIQFVSAWDQYLWPLVIMQSDDKQVIQVGLSKLIDVEAQSSWGGVMAGAVLAIIPPVLVFTALQEQFSKGFALGQDK, from the coding sequence GTGCCGCGCACCTTCCGGCGCGTGCGGTGGGGGCACGTCTGGACGCACGCCGTGCTGACCCTGGCGGTGCTGGTGGTCGCGTCTCCCCTGCTGTTCGCACTCGTGAAATCCACGCAGACGGGCGCGCAGGTGCAGGGGCCGAGCCTCGTGCCGGGCCTGCACTTCCTGCAGAACGCGCGGGCCGCGTGGGTCGGCGCGGGCCTCGGGCACTACATGCTCAACAGTGCCGTGGTCGCCGTGAGCGTCACGACCGGCAAGACGCTGCTGTCGCTGCTGGCGGCCCTCGCGTTCGTGTACTTCCGCTTCCCGCTGAAGGGCCTGGCGTTCGCGGCGGTGCTGTTCACGCTGATGCTGCCCACCGAGCTGCTGATCGTGGCGCTGTTCGACGAGGTGTCCGGCGGCCTGAAGTGGGCGGACAGCTACGCGGCGATCATCGTGCCGTTCCTGGCGTCCGCGACGGGCGTACTGCTGTTCCGGCAGCACTTCATGAACATTCCCGCGAGCCTGTCGGACGCGGCACGCATCGACGGGGCGGGGCCGCTCACGTTCCTGGGGCGCGTCCTGATCCCCATGAGCTGGAACACCATCGGGGCGCTCGCCGTGATTCAGTTCGTGTCGGCGTGGGACCAGTACCTGTGGCCGCTGGTCATCATGCAGAGCGACGACAAGCAGGTCATTCAGGTGGGCCTCAGCAAACTGATCGACGTGGAGGCGCAGAGCAGCTGGGGCGGCGTGATGGCGGGCGCGGTCCTGGCGATCATCCCGCCGGTGCTGGTGTTCACGGCGCTGCAGGAGCAGTTCTCGAAAGGCTTCGCGCTCGGGCAGGACAAGTAG